In the Streptomyces sp. NBC_00525 genome, one interval contains:
- a CDS encoding MaoC/PaaZ C-terminal domain-containing protein, which produces MTSLTLSLVRGAVSAPFKRPGRPGATLPAGRAHRPAAPAAPGPLAAYRRICGFAADGPLPVTYPHVLAFPQAMRLMTRRGFPLPVTGLVHTWIEIDAHRTLRPEDPLELTVYARELAPHRRGTEVTMVTEARLAGALVWESRSGYLSRHATRTEEPPRADPPPLLPAVAEWRLPGNLGRRYAAASGDRNPIHLHPLTARPFGFPHAIAHGMWTVARCLAATEDPAALRTVRADFRAPVPLPTTVTYATEGTAFQLRDGRNGDRVHLTGTTG; this is translated from the coding sequence GTGACGAGCCTGACCCTCTCGCTGGTCCGGGGCGCCGTCTCCGCCCCCTTCAAGCGCCCCGGCCGCCCCGGCGCCACGCTCCCCGCCGGCCGCGCGCACCGGCCGGCCGCCCCCGCCGCTCCCGGACCGCTGGCCGCCTACCGCCGGATCTGCGGCTTCGCGGCGGACGGCCCGCTGCCGGTGACGTACCCGCACGTGCTGGCGTTCCCGCAGGCCATGCGGCTGATGACCCGCCGCGGCTTCCCGCTCCCGGTGACCGGACTCGTCCACACCTGGATCGAGATCGACGCCCACCGCACCCTGCGGCCCGAGGACCCCCTGGAACTCACGGTGTACGCCCGCGAGCTGGCCCCGCACCGGCGCGGCACCGAGGTCACGATGGTCACCGAGGCGCGCCTGGCGGGCGCACTCGTCTGGGAGTCCCGCAGCGGCTACCTCTCCCGGCACGCGACGCGCACCGAGGAGCCGCCCCGCGCGGACCCGCCGCCGCTCCTGCCCGCCGTCGCCGAGTGGCGGCTGCCCGGCAACCTCGGACGCCGGTACGCGGCGGCCTCCGGCGACCGCAACCCGATCCACCTCCACCCGCTCACCGCCCGGCCGTTCGGCTTCCCGCACGCCATCGCCCACGGCATGTGGACCGTCGCCCGCTGCCTGGCCGCCACCGAGGACCCGGCCGCCCTCCGCACCGTCCGCGCCGACTTCCGCGCCCCGGTCCCACTCCCCACCACGGTCACCTACGCCACCGAGGGCACCGCGTTCCAGCTACGCGACGGCAGGAACGGCGACCGCGTCCACCTGACGGGGACTACGGGCTAG
- a CDS encoding TetR/AcrR family transcriptional regulator — translation MPRAVRERQMMDAAVRTFGQRGYRAASMDEIAELAGVSKPLVYLYLNSKDELFTACIRREARALLEAVRAGAEPGLPADRQLWQGLQAFFTHTAENQDGWAVLYRQARTHGEPFATEVHAMREEIVAFVTGLIGAAAREAHHDRALPDRDVAGLAQALVGAAESLAGWANETPGISAHEAAATLMNFSWAGLENLMNGRSWQVPSP, via the coding sequence ATGCCGAGGGCGGTGCGGGAGCGGCAGATGATGGACGCCGCGGTCCGGACGTTCGGGCAGCGCGGGTACCGGGCCGCCTCGATGGACGAGATCGCCGAGCTGGCCGGGGTGTCCAAGCCGCTGGTGTACCTCTACCTGAACTCCAAGGACGAGCTGTTCACCGCCTGCATCCGGCGCGAGGCGCGGGCCCTGCTGGAAGCGGTCCGGGCGGGCGCCGAGCCGGGCCTCCCGGCCGACCGCCAGCTCTGGCAGGGGCTCCAGGCGTTCTTCACGCACACCGCGGAGAACCAGGACGGCTGGGCGGTGCTCTACCGGCAGGCCCGGACGCACGGCGAGCCGTTCGCCACCGAGGTGCACGCCATGCGCGAGGAGATCGTCGCCTTCGTGACCGGTCTCATCGGCGCCGCCGCCCGCGAGGCGCACCACGACCGGGCGCTCCCGGACCGGGACGTGGCCGGACTGGCCCAGGCCCTGGTGGGCGCCGCGGAGTCGCTGGCCGGCTGGGCCAACGAGACTCCGGGCATCTCGGCCCACGAGGCGGCGGCCACCCTGATGAACTTCTCCTGGGCGGGCCTGGAGAACCTGATGAACGGCCGCTCCTGGCAGGTGCCTAGCCCGTAG
- a CDS encoding AMP-dependent synthetase/ligase → MSTPPTPSPATAHAVPALVEPTLVRDARGAVRQVSVPAFAPPVRRGSLADIPFDNAREAPGDAVLSRKQPDGGWQDVTAAEFAAEVLAVAKGLVAEGLRAGDRLAIMARTTYEWTLLDFAAWAAGLVTVPIYPTSSALQARWILQDSGAVACAVETADQGRTVSQERRNLPSLAHLWQLDTGALDRLRKRGAYIPDALVTERRATLAPETPATLIYTSGTTGRPKGCVLTHGNFFAEVDNAIELLHPVFKSVSKYPAATLLFLPLSHVFGRMVAIGCLRARVRLGHAPSIRTEDLLADLAGFKPSFLLAIPYVLEKVYNTGRATAEKMGRASSFDRAARIAQRYGRAVEAAEHGTGPGPGLGLRAARALYDPLVYRRIRAALGGHVRYAICGGSPLGRRLAAFYAGAGIEIFEGYGLTETTAAATVTPPLRPRLGTVGWPMPGTAVRLADDGEVLLSGGQVFQGYWDGASGTAVPVLDGGWFATGDLGALDEDGYLTITGRKKDIIITSGGKNVAPAPLEDWLRAHPLVSQCMVVGDNRKFITALITLEPDGLAHWCRMRKKEDIPLRDLVRDEELRTALQRAVDEANKLVSRAESIREFTVLPVDFTEEGGHLTPSLKLKRDAIARDFAAEIEELYRK, encoded by the coding sequence GTGTCCACGCCACCCACCCCGTCCCCCGCGACCGCGCACGCCGTCCCCGCCCTGGTCGAGCCGACGCTCGTGCGCGACGCCCGAGGCGCCGTCCGGCAGGTCTCCGTACCGGCGTTCGCGCCGCCCGTCCGGCGCGGCTCGCTCGCCGACATCCCGTTCGACAACGCCCGCGAGGCCCCCGGCGACGCCGTCCTCAGCCGCAAGCAGCCGGACGGCGGCTGGCAGGACGTGACGGCGGCGGAGTTCGCCGCCGAGGTGCTGGCCGTCGCCAAGGGCCTCGTCGCGGAGGGGCTGCGCGCAGGCGACCGCCTCGCGATCATGGCGCGTACGACCTACGAGTGGACCCTGCTCGACTTCGCGGCCTGGGCGGCGGGACTGGTCACCGTCCCCATCTACCCGACCTCGTCCGCCCTCCAGGCCCGCTGGATACTCCAGGACTCCGGGGCCGTCGCCTGCGCGGTCGAGACCGCCGACCAGGGCCGGACCGTCAGCCAGGAACGCAGGAACCTGCCCTCGCTCGCCCACCTCTGGCAGCTCGACACGGGCGCGCTCGACCGGCTCCGGAAGCGCGGCGCATACATTCCGGACGCCCTGGTCACCGAGCGCCGCGCCACCCTGGCCCCGGAGACCCCGGCCACCCTCATCTACACCTCCGGCACCACCGGCCGCCCCAAGGGCTGCGTCCTGACCCACGGCAACTTCTTCGCCGAGGTGGACAACGCCATCGAACTGCTGCACCCGGTGTTCAAGTCGGTCAGCAAGTACCCGGCGGCCACCCTGCTGTTCCTGCCGCTGTCGCACGTCTTCGGCCGGATGGTCGCCATCGGCTGTCTGCGCGCCCGCGTCCGCCTGGGCCACGCGCCCTCCATCAGGACGGAGGACCTGCTCGCCGACCTGGCCGGGTTCAAACCGTCGTTCCTGCTGGCGATCCCGTACGTCCTGGAGAAGGTCTACAACACGGGCCGGGCCACCGCCGAGAAGATGGGGCGCGCCTCCTCCTTCGACCGGGCCGCCCGGATCGCCCAGCGATACGGCCGGGCCGTCGAGGCCGCCGAACACGGCACCGGCCCCGGACCCGGCCTCGGGCTGCGCGCCGCCCGCGCGCTGTACGACCCGCTGGTCTACCGCCGCATCCGGGCCGCGCTCGGCGGCCACGTCCGGTACGCGATCTGCGGCGGCTCCCCGCTGGGGCGCCGGCTCGCCGCCTTCTACGCGGGCGCCGGCATCGAGATCTTCGAGGGCTACGGGCTGACCGAGACGACCGCCGCCGCCACGGTCACCCCGCCGCTCAGGCCCCGCCTGGGCACGGTCGGCTGGCCGATGCCCGGCACCGCCGTACGGCTGGCCGACGACGGGGAGGTGCTGCTCAGCGGCGGCCAGGTCTTCCAGGGGTACTGGGACGGGGCGAGCGGCACGGCCGTACCGGTGCTGGACGGCGGCTGGTTCGCGACCGGGGACCTGGGCGCGCTCGACGAGGACGGCTACCTCACGATCACCGGGCGCAAGAAGGACATCATCATCACCTCGGGCGGCAAGAACGTCGCCCCGGCCCCGCTGGAGGACTGGCTGCGCGCCCATCCGCTGGTCAGCCAGTGCATGGTGGTCGGCGACAACCGCAAGTTCATCACCGCCCTGATCACGCTGGAGCCGGACGGGCTCGCGCACTGGTGCCGGATGCGCAAGAAGGAGGACATCCCGCTGCGCGACCTCGTGCGCGACGAGGAGCTGCGTACGGCGCTCCAGCGCGCGGTGGACGAGGCGAACAAGCTGGTCTCGCGGGCCGAGTCGATCCGCGAGTTCACGGTCCTGCCGGTCGACTTCACCGAGGAGGGCGGCCATCTGACGCCGTCGCTCAAGCTGAAACGCGACGCCATCGCGCGGGACTTCGCGGCGGAGATCGAGGAGCTGTACCGCAAGTGA
- a CDS encoding 3-oxoacyl-ACP reductase has translation MADRYLHLTGTAPGKFLTRKLGLPQPARLRRWTLETPTLIGPVVHLTAGKSAVTEELAAVLTATGLEVTARADRPAALVLDATAVRDATGLAAVHAALHPVVRSLAPGGRIVVTGVRPSPDDHHQAAAQQALEGFVRSLGKEIGRGATVQLVRVDPAAVASAESTLRFLLSPRSAYVSGQVIELTAAAPDPVTDWAAPLAGRTALVTGAARGIGAAVASVLARDGARVVCLDVPQAQEELVRTADRLGATALPLDITAGDAAARIAAAAPAGLDVLVHNAGITRDRRLANMPAERWAQVIDVNLDSVLRTTDALLEAGTLNRGGRIVATASIAGIAGNNGQTNYAASKAGIIGLVRSLAPRAAAGHGVTVNAVAPGFIETKMTAAVPLFIREAGRRMNSLAQGGLPVDVAETTAWFAQPASAAVNGQVVRVCGQSLLGA, from the coding sequence ATGGCCGACCGCTATCTGCACCTGACCGGCACGGCACCCGGCAAGTTCCTCACCCGGAAGCTCGGACTCCCGCAGCCCGCCCGGCTGCGCCGCTGGACCCTGGAGACGCCGACGCTCATCGGCCCCGTCGTCCACCTCACCGCCGGAAAGTCCGCGGTCACCGAGGAGCTGGCCGCCGTCCTCACCGCCACCGGCCTGGAGGTCACCGCCCGCGCCGACCGGCCCGCCGCCCTCGTCCTGGACGCCACGGCCGTACGCGACGCGACCGGGCTCGCCGCCGTGCACGCGGCCCTCCACCCGGTCGTCCGCTCGCTGGCACCCGGCGGCCGGATCGTCGTCACCGGCGTACGCCCCTCTCCCGACGACCACCACCAGGCGGCGGCCCAGCAGGCGCTGGAGGGCTTCGTCCGCTCGCTCGGCAAGGAGATCGGCAGGGGCGCCACCGTGCAGCTGGTCCGCGTCGACCCGGCCGCCGTCGCCTCCGCCGAGTCCACGCTGCGCTTCCTGCTCTCGCCCCGGTCCGCGTACGTCAGCGGCCAGGTCATCGAGCTGACCGCCGCCGCCCCCGACCCCGTCACCGACTGGGCCGCCCCGCTCGCCGGCCGCACCGCCCTGGTCACCGGCGCGGCGCGCGGCATCGGGGCCGCTGTCGCCTCCGTACTGGCCCGCGACGGCGCCCGGGTCGTCTGCCTGGACGTGCCGCAGGCCCAGGAGGAGCTGGTGCGCACCGCCGACCGCCTCGGCGCCACCGCGCTCCCCCTCGACATCACCGCCGGCGACGCCGCCGCACGCATCGCGGCCGCCGCCCCGGCCGGCCTCGACGTCCTCGTGCACAACGCCGGCATCACCCGCGACCGCCGGCTCGCCAACATGCCCGCCGAACGATGGGCCCAGGTCATCGACGTCAACCTGGACAGCGTCCTGCGCACCACGGACGCGCTGCTGGAGGCGGGCACGCTCAACCGGGGCGGCCGGATCGTCGCCACCGCCTCCATCGCCGGCATCGCGGGCAACAACGGCCAGACCAACTACGCGGCCAGCAAGGCCGGGATCATCGGCCTGGTCCGCTCGCTGGCCCCGCGCGCCGCCGCCGGCCACGGGGTCACGGTCAACGCCGTGGCGCCCGGCTTCATCGAGACGAAGATGACCGCCGCCGTCCCCCTGTTCATCCGCGAGGCGGGCCGCCGGATGAACTCCCTCGCCCAGGGCGGCCTCCCGGTCGACGTGGCCGAGACCACCGCCTGGTTCGCCCAGCCCGCGTCCGCGGCCGTCAACGGCCAGGTCGTCCGGGTCTGCGGCCAGAGCCTGCTGGGAGCGTGA
- a CDS encoding acetyl-CoA C-acetyltransferase, translating to MVELIPLALPQPRRVAVIGGSRIPFARSDGPYAQASNQQMLTAALDGLVERFGLGGERIGEFAAGAVLKHSRDFNLARETVLGSRLDPRTPAYDVQQACGTGLQAVIGAANKIMLGAIDSAIAGGTDTASDAPLGVNDELRRLLLSVRRARSAGARAKALTGVRPRHLVPDIPRNAEPRTGLSMGEHAALTARKWDIGRAEQDLLAATSHQRLAAAYDRGFLDDLVVPYRGLERDQNLRPGSTVEKLGALKPVFGTDRPGATMTAGNSTPLTDGAATVLLASEEWAAAHGLEPQAYLSLYETAAVDYVNGEDGLLMAPAYAVPRLLERAGLSMDDFDLVEVHEAFASQVLATLAAWEKQGLAPVDRDRLNVAGSSLATGHPFAATGARIVATLAKLLAERDAPGRGLISICAAGGQGVTAILERA from the coding sequence TTGGTCGAGTTGATTCCCCTCGCACTCCCGCAGCCCCGCCGGGTCGCGGTCATCGGTGGCAGCCGCATTCCCTTCGCCCGCTCCGACGGGCCCTACGCGCAGGCGTCCAACCAGCAGATGCTGACCGCCGCGCTCGACGGCCTGGTCGAGCGGTTCGGGCTCGGGGGCGAGCGGATCGGCGAGTTCGCCGCGGGCGCGGTCCTCAAGCACAGCCGCGACTTCAACCTGGCCCGCGAGACCGTTCTCGGCTCGCGGCTGGACCCGCGCACCCCCGCGTACGACGTCCAGCAGGCGTGCGGCACGGGCCTCCAGGCGGTGATCGGCGCCGCGAACAAGATCATGCTCGGCGCGATCGACTCCGCGATCGCCGGCGGCACCGACACCGCGAGCGACGCCCCGCTCGGCGTCAACGACGAACTGCGCAGGCTGCTGCTGTCCGTCCGGCGCGCCCGGTCGGCGGGCGCCCGCGCGAAGGCCCTCACCGGCGTACGCCCCCGCCACCTCGTCCCGGACATCCCGCGCAACGCCGAACCCCGCACCGGGCTCTCGATGGGCGAGCACGCGGCGCTCACCGCCCGGAAGTGGGACATCGGCCGCGCCGAGCAGGACCTGCTCGCCGCCACCAGCCACCAGCGGCTCGCCGCCGCGTACGACCGGGGCTTCCTGGACGACCTGGTCGTCCCGTACCGCGGCCTGGAGCGCGACCAGAACCTGCGACCCGGCTCCACCGTCGAGAAACTGGGCGCGCTCAAGCCGGTGTTCGGCACGGACCGGCCCGGCGCGACGATGACCGCGGGCAACTCGACGCCGCTCACGGACGGCGCCGCGACCGTGCTGCTGGCGAGCGAGGAGTGGGCCGCCGCGCACGGCCTGGAGCCGCAGGCGTACCTCTCGCTGTACGAGACGGCCGCGGTGGACTACGTGAACGGCGAGGACGGGCTGCTGATGGCGCCCGCGTACGCCGTGCCCCGGCTCCTGGAGCGGGCCGGGCTCTCCATGGACGACTTCGACCTGGTCGAGGTCCATGAGGCGTTCGCCTCGCAGGTGCTGGCCACGCTGGCCGCCTGGGAGAAGCAGGGGCTCGCGCCCGTGGACCGCGACCGGCTCAACGTCGCCGGGTCCTCGCTGGCCACCGGCCACCCCTTCGCCGCGACCGGCGCCCGCATCGTCGCCACGCTCGCCAAGCTCCTCGCGGAGCGGGACGCGCCCGGCCGGGGGCTGATCTCGATCTGCGCCGCCGGTGGCCAGGGCGTCACGGCGATCCTCGAACGGGCGTGA